The Cygnus atratus isolate AKBS03 ecotype Queensland, Australia chromosome 12, CAtr_DNAZoo_HiC_assembly, whole genome shotgun sequence genome has a segment encoding these proteins:
- the SDR42E1 gene encoding short-chain dehydrogenase/reductase family 42E member 1 — MEAENVAKKTVLITGGGGYFGFRLGCAIYQMGVDVVLFDVTKPVQPVPEGIKFMRGDVCCLSEVEEALKDVICVFHIASYGMSGREQLNRKLIEDVNVKGTENVIQACKNTGVSSLVYTSTYNVIFGGQIIENGDESLPYLPLHLHPDHYSRTKSLAEMKVLKANGAELGNGKGILRTCALRPAGIYGPGEQRHLPRIVSYIERGLFKFVYGDPLSLVEFVHVDNLVQAHILAFEALKATKKHIAAGQAYFISDGRPVNNFEFFRPLVEGLGYKFPTCRLPLSLVYFFAFLTEVVHFLVGHVYNFQPLLTRTEVYKTGVTHYFSMEKARKELGYEPQKYSLNEVVEWFRAQGCGLKPRKYTIMKLVRNGGLLVLLIAVVVAWFPSALTFSH; from the exons ATGGAGGCAGAAAATGTTGCCAAGAAAACAGTCCTCATTACTGGAGGAGGTGGCTATTTTGGCTTCCG TTTAGGTTGTGCCATATACCAAATGGGAGTTGATGTGGTTCTCTTTGATGTCACGAAGCCAGTTCAACCAGTGCCAGAGGGAATAAAGTTTATGCGAGGGGATGTCTGCTGTCTGTCTGAAGTGGAAGAGGCTCTTAAAGATGTAATCTGCGTATTCCATATCGCTTCCTATGGAATgtctggcagggagcagctgaaCCGAAAACTTATAGAAGATGTTAACgtgaaaggaacagaaaatgtcatCCAAGCCTGCAAGAACACAGGAGTGTCAAGTCTGGTTTATACAAGTACATATAATGTGATATTTGGAGGCCAGATTATAGAAAATGGGGATGAATCTCTGCCTTATCTACCTCTTCACCTTCATCCAGATCACTACTCCCGGACCAAATCTTTAGCTGAAATGAAGGTGCTGAAGGCAAATGGTGCTGAACTTGGAAATGGGAAAGGTATATTAAGGACTTGTGCTCTCCGACCAGCAGGCATCTACGGGCCAGGAGAGCAAAGACATCTTCCAAGAATAGTTAGTTACATTGAAAGGGGACTATTTAAATTTGTATATGGAGATCCTCTCAGTTTAGTAGAATTTGTACATGTAGATAATCTTGTTCAGGCTCACATCCTTGCCTTTGAGGCCCTCAAAGCCACCAAAAAGCACATAGCTGCAGGCCAAgcctattttatttcagatggcAGGCCAGTAAATAACTTTGAATTTTTCCGACCGTTAGTAGAAGGGTTGGGTTATAAGTTCCCAACCTGCCGCCTTCCTCTCTCGCTTGTCTATTTTTTTGCATTCCTTACTGAAGTAGTTCATTTTCTTGTAGGTCATGTTTATAattttcagcctctcctcactcGCACAGAAGTTTACAAAACCGGTGTCACACATTATTTTAGCATGGAGAAAGCCAGGAAAGAGCTGGGGTATGAGCCTCAAAAATACAGCCTGAATGAAGTGGTTGAGTGGTTTAGAGCTCAGGGCTGTGGACTAAAGCCAAGAAAGTATACCATTATGAAGCTTGTTAGGAATGGAGGATTGCTCGTGTTGTTGATTGCCGTGGTAGTCGCATGGTTTCCATCTGCACTTACattttcacactga